The following DNA comes from Methermicoccus shengliensis DSM 18856.
CGTTTCTCCATACCTCAAGCTTGACAAGGTAATTGTAATCCTTAGGCACTGTTAGATTGCTCTCCACAAGCAGAGTTTTGCCTTTTTTAATCTCAATCTCCAGCCACTTTTCAGCAGCGAGCACATTGGACTCATACTGTATTGCTTTGATGTGAAAAACAGTGTCATCGTAGTTTTCCATTGTTTCTATGTAAAATCTCGTCTTCACAACCGCTTTATTACCGCTGACCTCAACAATTTTGAAGTCCGCATCTTTCAGGGTCATTTTCAGCTCCTTATCCTTCGGAAGGAGCGTATCCAAGCCTTTAAGACTCATACCTCTCGAGCTTACAATCTTGTTATCCTTTCTTATTTCAAAAGCAATGTTGTAATCTTTATCCTTTTCAAAAGCTACAGTTACATTCATTTCATTCAGCCCTTCCTTTCCTTCTCTTAAAACTTCAATTTCATACTTTTGAAGGAGTAAATTCGTTCTTTTGTCATACACACTCACAATTAACGTTGCATTGCTGACAACCTTTGAGCGGTAAACAGTGAGTATAAACTCAATATCTGCATGACTTTCATTAACCTTCTTTGCCTTTATTTCGATGTTATTAATTTGAATGTGCTCAACTTTCTGCTCTCCAGAAACGTTCACCAAGAAGGGCAATATGATTGCAATGGCAAATATTACAGCTATGCTAATTGCAACTATCCTACCCTTCATAAACTTCCCCACAGAAAACGACTTAACTAAATTTTAAATTTTTCTATTTTCAGCAGAACACCCTTGTGCTGGTTGGATGGTACTGCATAAAGCCATCGTCGTGATATATCTTGAGCCTCGTGATATATCTTGAGCAGATTGCCGAATGAGAGCACACCCAGAGCATCGAGTCCATCACCACACCCCCCACCTCCTCACCCTCGAGAGCGGTATGCCCGTGAGCTCCGAGACCCTCTCTGGCGATAGCTGCCTTAGGGCATCCACGCTCTTTATTCCAGCCTCCCGCAGCCTTTTGGCATACGTCCTGCCAATTCCCTCGATGTCAGTGAGGTCCTGACCCTTGTCGCCATTCGTGTTGCCGTTTGAGCTCTTCCACTCCTCGAAGCTGCACATGGGACAGCCCACCCTCCATGGCCGCTTGCCCTTGCTCACCACCGTGATGTGGAAGAGCCCGTGCCTCTCGCACACCCTGTCGCTCACCACTATCTTGCCCGACCTTGGGAGGGGCAGCGTGAACGTGCACTCCGGGTATCCAGAGCATCCAGCGAACCTTCCTCCCCTTCTCGAGCGCCTTATGAGCATGTCCTTGCCACACGAGGGACACCTGCCGAGCACCGCATCCTCCCGCAGCCCCTCCCTTATGGACCTCGATATGGCTTCGGTGTTCTTTTCGAGCTGGTCGAACACCCGATAGAGCATGTCCCTCGACTCCTCTATCACGTCCTGCTCGCTCACTGCCCCCTCGGCTATCCTGTCCATGTCCTGCTCGAGCTTGCGCGTCATCTCGGGACGGGTGATGTTGGGGGCATTGCTCTCGAGGGCGTCTATCACCGAGAACGATAGTTGTGTGGGCTTCATGGGGTTGCCCACCACATAGCCCCTGCTGTACAGCTTGGCGATGATCTCGTGCCTCGTGGACTTTGTGCCTATGCCAAGCTCCTCCATCTTCTTTATCAGGGCGCCCTGGGTGTACCTCGCTGGGGGCTTTGTGTGCTTCTCCAGCAGCCTTGGCTCCACCACTGCGTACCGCTCTCCCACCTGCATCTCTGGCAGGGGCCTGTCCTCCACCTTCGAGTAGATGTAGTACCGCCTCCAGCCCTCATCGAGCACCCTGAGCCCCGTGGCTACAAGCTGCTCGCCGTTCACCTCGAACACCGCCCGCTGTGTCTCCACGATGCAGGGGTCTGCGAGCGTGGCAAAAAAGCGTCTCGTTATGAGCTCGTACACCTTCCACTCCTGCTCGCTCAGCTGCGAGCGCCTTGCCGCCGCCACTGGATGGATGGGAGGATGGTCGGTGGTCTCTTTTTTGCCTCGGGTGGGGGATAGCCGCTTCTTGGATAGCAGCTCTGCGGCATACTCCCCGAGCTCCCCATCCCTCAGGGCAGAGAGCACATCCCGCAGGTTCACGCTCTTGGGATACACTGTGTTGTCCGTTCTTGGATAGGAAATGTATCCGTTGGTGTACAGGGACTCTGCTATCCTCATGGCATTCGATGCGGAAAAGCCAATGGCGCTCGCGGCTCTCAGAAACTCGGTGGTGTTGAAAGGAGTGGGTGGGCGGTCGGTGCGCCTTCCAGTATCGAGCCCCACCAGCGTTGCCCTGCCCACTATCCTCTGAAGCACCTCGTCTGCCTCTTTTTTGTCGTCGAACCTGCCATGCTCGTGCCTTGCCACCACATCGTTTTCGAGCGTTGCCTCAATCTCCCAGTACTTCTGGGGCACGAACGCCTGAATTTCCCTCTCCCTCTGCACGATGAGGGCGAGGGTGGGGGACTGCACCCTGCCCACCGAGAGGAAGTTATCGCCCAGCCTTCCCCCTGCAATTGAGAGGTAGCGGGTGAGCACCGCCCCCCACACGAGGTCAATGGTCTGCCTCGCCTCCCCAGAGGCGGCAAGCCTGAAGTCCACCTCCACTGGATGTGAGAACGCCTCCTCTATCTCCTGCTTGGTGAGGGCGCTGTAGCGCACCCTGTTCACCCTCACCCCATCGAGCAACCCAGGATGCGCCTGCTCTATTATCCTGAGAGCCTCCACCCCTATGAGCTCCCCCTCTCGGTCGTAGTCTGTGGCTATTGTAATCTCCTCTGCATCCTTTGCCAGCTTCTGAATTGCCCTCACATAGCGCTTCTCTGTGGGCACATGCACGACCTCTGCCCCAATGAGCTCCCTAACGCTCGTTGCCTGCCAGCTCCTGTACTGCTCTGGGAAGTCAAGAGAGAGCACGTGCCCCCTTAGCCCCACCACCGTGGTGTTGGAGAACGTGTACGCATCTATGCCCTCCACCTTCCTGTGCTCTGCCCTTCCACCCGAGAGTATGTGGGCTATGCGCTTTGCTGTGTTGTGCTTTTCTGTGATTATGAGATGCATGCTGACCACGGACAGTGAGCCTCTTTCCATACCCACCATAAATTACTTTTCACTTGAGTGGATGGGATGGGTGATGAGGCTCATTGCAATCGACATAGGCATGGGCACGCAGGACGTGCTCGTGTACGACCCAGAGAGGAGGATGGAGAACTGCACCAAGCTGGTGCTGCCCTCGCCCACGCTGCTGAAAGCCAGCGCCGTGAGGCGGGCACGGGCGCTTGGCAGGGACGTGGTGCTCACGGGCGGCGTGATGGGAGGGGGGCACATCACCCGTGCGGTGAGGGAGCACATCGAGGCTGGGCTGCGGGTATATGCCACGAGGGATGCGGCGCTCACCCTCAAGGACGACCTCAGAAGGGTGGAGCGCATGGGGGTGCGCCTCATCGAGCACGAGGATGAGGCTCCAGAGGATGCAGTGGCGGTGGAGCTCAGAGACCTCGACCTCCCCATGCTCGAGCGCATGCTATTGTGCGTGGACGAGCCACTTCCAGAGGTGGTGGCTGTGGCAGTGCAGGACCACGGGTTCTCCCTGTCATCCAACAGGGTGTTCAGGTTCGAGCACCTGCGCCGCACGCTGGAGAGGGGGGGCAGAATAGAGCACTTTGCATACATGGGCAACGTGCCAGAGCACCTCACCCGCATGCGTCAGGTGTGTGCCGATGCCGCGCCCAGACGGTGCCTCGTGATGGACACGGGACCCGCAGCCATCTTTGGATGCCTCACGGAAGAAGAGGGCAGCTGTGTGGTGGTCAATGTGGGCAACGGGCACACCCTCGGGGCGGCGGTGTGTGATGGCAGGGTGGTGGGGCTGTTCGAGCACCACACTCGGTTGGTGGACGCGAGAAAGCTCGACGCCCTGATAGAGGGGCTATGGAGCGGCACGCTCACCCACGAGCAGGTGTTCGAGGAGGGTGGACACGGGGCATACGTGAAAGAGCCCATAGGCGAGACGAGGGTGCTCGTCACTGGACCCAACAGGCACATCATGAGGGGCTCGAGCCTGAGTGTGAGCTTTCCCGCACCGTTCGGGGACATGATGCTCACTGGATGCTTTGGTCTGCTCTTCGCAGCGAGGGCTCTGGGACTTGACGTGCCAGACACAACCGATTTATAGGGCGTGTGAGAGGTGTGCTCATGCTCCAAGGCGTGCTCTGGGTGTCCATCCTCCTGCTGCTCTCAGCCTCGCTCTATCCCAGAAGGGAGCGGATGCTGCTGGGCGCTGCTGGCTGGTGGGCGTTCTGTGTGCACTGGCTGCTCCAGCCATCCCACTATGCGGCGATTGCAGACTGGTACAACGTGGTGGTCACGCTGGGAGCTGCCGCGCTGTGTGCCCTCATCGGGTACCTCATGCTCTCCTTCTATCGGGGCAGTCCCGCACTCTCAGAGAGGGCTCTGCTCACCCTCACGCGGGCGAGCGCCATAGGCGGGATGGTATACTTTCCCTTTGCACAGCTCGACACACTCCAGAGCATGCTCGAGATGGAGGTGGCATCCCAGACGGTGTGGCTCGTGGGTGCGCTGGGACATGCCGCCCTCCTTCTGCCCCCAAGCCACATCGTGGTGCAGGGCTTCGACATCGAGATAGTGCTGGCGTGCACAGCCATCGAGAGCATCGCCCTGTTCACTGGGCTCATCCTCGCCACAGACGCTGCTGGCAGGAGAAAACTCATGGCGCTTCTTGCCTCGGTGCCCGTGATATACGTGCTGAACCTCTTCAGAAATGCGTTCGTGGTCATCGCCACAGGGTACCTGTGGTTCTCCTCTGACCCGTATGAGAGCTTCTACGTGGCTCATGCGGTGCTCGCCAAGGTGGGCTCCACCCTTGCCCTCGTGGCAATAGCCTATGTGGTGCTATGGCTGCTTCCAGAGCTGCTGGATGTGATAGACGAGTTCGTGTCCTTGCTCAGGAGGCGAGGCAGATGAGCTGGATTCTGCTTTTTGGCATCGGGCTGTTCGTCCTTGGGGGCTTTTTCGTGCTGTTCTTCAGGGACCCCGAGAGAGCCTGCGCTCATGATTCGAGTGTGCTGCTCTCGGCAGCCGATGGCACGGTGGTGGAGGCAGAGCAGGGAAGGGTGGCGGTGTTCATGAGCCTGTGGGACGTGCACGTGTGCAGGTCTCCATGTGATGCGAGGGTGGTGCACATGCGCAGCATCGGGGACTCCCATCTTCCAGCGTTTCTCTCCCGTTCGAGGGGCAATGCGCGCCTGTCCATGAGGATGAGCACGGAGCACGGTGATGTGGAGGTGGTGCTCATATCTGGCACCCTGGCAAGAAGAATCGACCCCTTTGTGAGGGAGGGTGAGAGCGTGGAGCAGGGGCAGCGCATAGGAAGAATCGTGCTGGGCTCGAGGGTGGAGGTGCACTTCGATGAGCCGTGGAGGGTGTGCGCTGCCGTGGGCGAAACCGTCAGGGCTGGTATCACTCCGATAGCGAGGCTGGATGGCAATGGGACGAGATGTTAAGGAGGTGCAAGTGGAGTACCAAGGTCATCTGATGTTGAGCAGTGTGTGAAGCTGGGGCACCACCCTCACGTGCTCCACGTGCTCTGCCGCCACATCCGCCATGCGCGCTAACCTCTCCATGTCCATCACCGTGCCAGCCGCGGGCTGGAGCACCAGCGTGATGGGAAGCTTCTCGAGCAGCGATGCCACCTGCTCTATTGTGTCCACCTCCGTGCTCTCGAGCACCACCACCTTGACGCACACCTCCACGCCCTCCTCCACGAGGGCACGGATGGTGGCAATCTCCTGCTCCACCAGCCCCCCATAGTGAGAGGTCGCCCCATGCTCTCTGAGCTTGATGTCGCACGCAGCCACGTCTATCGTGTGGGCGACCCGAAGCGCGGAGCTGTGGGGCACGCCACTGGTCTCGAGATACAGAGGGTGAGGGCAGTGCTCTGCGAGGGCGAGGATGAAGTCGGGATAGAGCAGCGGCTCGCCACCCGTGAGGCTCACGAACTCGCATCTTGTGCTCCACAGACACTCTATCGCATCCAGTACCTCGTCCAGCCCCACGGGGTTGTGCAGCACCGAGGGGGGGCTGGTGTGCACCACGCACGATGAGCGGACGGTGCGGGCTTGGACGGTATCGCAGTATATGCAGCGCAAAGGGCAGCCAGAAAAGCGCAGGAACACGTGCCACTCGCCCACGTGCGTGCCCTCCCCTTGAATGGAGGAGAACAGCTCGTGCACACATGCCCTCATGGCATCACCCCAGAGGGTCCCTCACGCCCGCCCGTGCAAACGCTCTCCTTCGTCTCACACACGACTCGCACTTCCCACACGGTTTCTCGAGAGAGCGGTAGCACGACCACGACAGCTCGAACGGTGCGCCAAGCTCTGCCCCGAGCCGCACGATGTCTGGCTTTTCAAGCTCGATGAGGGGCGCCACGAGCTCCATCCGCTCGAGTGTGGCATGATGTAGCGTTTTGTTGAAGCTCTCCACGAACGCCGGTGTGTTGTCTGGGAACGTCTCTCCCTCCTCTGCGTTTGCCCCGATGAATATCGTGTGTGCCCCGAGGCTTTCTGCCACGCTCGCAGCAATCGAGCAGAACACGAGGTTGCGGGCTGGAACCCACACCGCTCTTGCGCTCCTTCTGGCTGCATCCCCAGAGAGCTCATCTGGCGTGGGCTCTGGCAGTGCACCACCCTCGGTGAGCGCACCGCCCGCAAGAAAGCCAAGCTCCACCACCCTGTGGGATGCGCCATAGTGGCGGGCTATCGCCTCTGCAGCGGCACTCTCCCGCACTGCAGCCCGCTGTCCATAGTCGAACGTTATGGCGAGGACTTCGTGGTGTTGTGCCGCCACCGCCATGCACACCAGAGAGTCCAGCCCACCAGAGAGCAGCACCACCGCATCTGTCATGCACACCCCTCCGACCTCATCCTCTTTAGCCTTTTGCACACCAATGGGGCTGTTTTTGAATCTGGGACCTGGAGACGAGACCGCCCTTCGATAGAGGCAGTGCGGCTCGTGCGGGAGAGGGGCTTTCTCGGTTTTTTGCATAGCAAAACAGCGACAGGTCTTGTAAATGTTACTCTTACTAACATACTGGACTGATAAATAACAGAGTTGTCAGATTTGATTTAAGAGAGCTATATCACGTTCACAGGGTTTATGAGGAGAAGAGAAGGAGAATTCAAAAGTTGTCTAAAACTAATTCAAAAGTTGTCTAAAACTAATTCAAAAAACTGCTAAAAGGCTAATGCAGAAGTATTCGAGGATTCGAGGAGAGAAAAGAAATAGCGATGGACTTAATGCACAAAGTGAACTGCCCTCGCTCACGCAAGGGGCTTCCTGCCTCATCCATCAGCACGTGCCCGGCGGCTCTCTCAGCCTTCTGGGCAGAGGTGCCAGATGTCCACGGGCATTCGGGACTGACCCAGCCCCACATTTGTTACTGCTATTTTTGTACAGCAGCAACAGAAAGTTAAATATCATCATTTCCAAGCTGCCTGTGCATGTTTGTGTGTGCGTTCAACACCAACATAGACCATGTGGTAAGGCTCTCGGGCAATATGGTGGAGGCACTGTGCAGGGATGTGGGGTGCGATTTTGAGACCCCTCCATCCAGCATAGAGGACGAGGCGGACGTGCTCTCTGCCCTGTTGCACTGCATGAGGAAGGGTGTGGGAAGGGAGGTGGTCATCGACGACCCCGCCCCCATTGAGAGGCTCGGGCTCTCGGGCGTCGACAGGCTTGGGGGCAATGCCGCAAACAGTGCAGCCGGGCTTGCAGCCCTTGGCTGCCCTGCTCTTTTGAACGTGGCAGCCCCCTCCAGAAGACAGATGGCGCTCATTCCGTCTGGGGTGCATGTACCCCTCGATGCCCATTCTGAAATCGACCTCGTGCACTCCGTGCTCGAGTTCACCCGTGGCGATGTGGTGCACATTGGGAGTGAGAGGGTGGTGGTGCCCGAGAGCGACAGGCTAATCATCACCTACGACCCTCTGAACACGAGGATGGTGGTGAGCAAGGCGTTCGAGGAAGAGCTGCTCGAAGGGCTCGAGGGGGTATCGGCAGCACTCGCCTCTGGGTTTCACCTGCTAAAAAGAAGGCGGGATGCCCATGAGGTGGTGGCGCTGCTAAGGCGCGTGCACGCTTTGCGTCCAGAGCTGAGGATTCATTCAGAGCTTGGCTCTCCAGCCGACGTGGGGGTGCTGAAGGATGTGCTGAGCTCTCTCAGGGGTGTGCTGTTCAGCATCAGCATGAACGAGCAGGAGGCTACGGAGCTGTTTGGGGGGAGCTGGAGCAGCGTGGAGGCGAGGCAGCGCATGCACGAGTTTTTTGAGCACATGGAGATGCACACCCTGTGCGTGCACTCCACCCACGTGGTGTACTGCATGAGTCGGGAGCCAGAGGTGGCAGAGAGGGCAGCCCAGCTTGGGGCAAGGTGTGCAGGGGTGCTTGCCCTCTGCGGTCATGTCAGCAGGGACAACCTCGATATCCCACTTGCCACCAGCGTCAAGGGCATGCGCACCATCGCACACCTCTCGCCCCTCGAGTGGGATGGGCACGTGGAGGTGCTGGTGCCCACATACCACGTGGAGCACAGGGCAACCAGCACTGGGCTGGGCGATGCGTTCACCGCTGGCTTTCTCAAGGTGCTGGGGGAGTCATCGTAGCATGTCCAGCACGTCGCACAGCTTGGATGCAGTGTTGCGCACTGTTTGCCTTCCAAACTCGTCCTCGGCATAGGGGTGCACCACCGTGCCCCCGAAGTGGCTGTCGTCTCCCACGACCACCATTCCACTGATGTGCATCCATGCGTGCACCGCCTGTATCGTGAGCTCCTGTCCACCATTTCGTGCCCTGCCAACGCTCGCTGCCGCTCCCACCTTGCCCTTGAGGGCCATGCCATCTCTTCTCAGCAGCAGCGTCCTATCAAACAGCGCCTTGAGCTGGGCACTCACGCATCCAAAGTACACGGGAGCTATCACAAACACGCCCTTCGCGCTGCGCAGCAACCCATACGCCTCCTCCATGTCGTCCTCGATGGGACACCTTGGCTCCTTGGCACACGCATTACACGCAGTGCATGGCTCCACCTTCTTGTGAGCAAGGCTGAACAGCGCGGTGGAGTACCCCCTCTCCTCCACGATGCTCCTCACATCGGCTGCCATCTGCTCACAGTTGCCGCTCTTATTCGGGCTTCCAGATATCACCAGCACGTCCATGTGATCACCACTGGGAAATGGTCGAAATATCTATAAGTAATTATACATGGCAGCCCCCAGAATGGCTGCCATCGCCGTGGATGCGAGGTTCACGCCGCTGTTTCCCAGCACGCCCCTTCTCTGAAGCGTGGCTCCAAGGAGGCTGTCGATGTTGGTGCCAGCGAACCCGGAGATGACACCCACCACGAGCATGTGAGAGGGCTCGGTTGGCATCGGCTCGAGACCCAGCTCCAACAGCACGAATGCGAGCAGCGCCGTGGCAAGGGCACCCATCAGCGATGCTGCCTCTCCAAGAAGCGTGATTCCACCATCCTCTCCCACCCTCACGGGCTTGAGATTGGTGATGAGCCTTGGCACCGCTCTGGATGTCTCCCCCACCTCGCTTGCCAGCGTGTCGGCGGTGGCGGTGGCGATGCTGGCCAAAAATGCCGCAAATATCACTGGGTGCAGCTCTGGGAACACCCTGTAGAGCACCACTAATGCCAGTGCCGGAAGGGTGTTGGAAAACACATTCTCGTATCCCCTCACGCCCCTTCTGCTCTGGGCGGCTCCAAGCGACTCCTTGTAGGCGTACCTGTACTTGGTGAACCCTCCTCCGAGCACAAAGAACGAGAGCACGAGCACGAACCACCACACGCTGCCAAACACCATCACGAGCACGCCCACGAGGGTGGCGGAGAGCAGTCCAGAGAGGTCTGCAATGCCCACTCTGTATGCAAGATAGCCCAGCACGAGGGCGCCCACGAGCACACCGAGCACGTGCAGGATGGGAGTGGTGTAGCCCACATCGAAGAACAGCCACATCACCATGGCACTTCCCATGGGCACCACGAGGTTGTATGTGGTGCGGGGGCTGATGGAGCCCAGCAGCGTGGCGCTTATGGCTCCCATCACCGACACGAAAAACAGCACATCGAGAGACACCATCATGCCCTCCTGAAGGGCAATCCACCCTCCAATCACGAGCGCCACCACCATGCTCGAGAACAAAAATACGAGGCTGGAGCTCACGTCCCTGAGCTTTGGCTCGGCTCCCGTGCCCTGCCTCGTGTGCTGATATATGTTGGCAATCGAGTCAGCAATGGTGGCAATTGAAAGGGCAGCACCCACCACGAACAGTGGAAGCGCCCCGCTCATCATGCTGGGGTAGTGGGAGTATGCCATCTCTGAGAGCAGCACGAAGGCGACCAACACGAGCGCTGCCAACACCAGCATCATCCCGCTCCCGAGGTCATCGCTGCTAATGGGGACACGGTGCACATACTTGACCAATGCGAGCACCACCAGCACCAGCCCACAACCAATCAGGAGCAGCTGGGTGGGCACGAAGGGTAGCACCAGCACCAGCATGCCAGCTACCATGTGCAGCAGCTGCCTCTTCCATCCTGCAATGCCGTGCTGCTCTTCCATCGTCCCATCACACATCCGCGCAAGGAAGCCCCGCACTTCAGTGTGGGCAGTGCGGGGTTCCGGGGACCTCCTCGCTTTAGCGGGGAGAGGAGGTCAGATCCTTCATAACTGTTTTATTCCATCCCACCTATGGCAATGGTAGATGAACCTTCTCTTTGCGTATGAGTGGAAGCTCATGCGGGACGTGCTGCGCCATACCTCGAGGCTGCCCACCTACATAACGCTCGTGCTCTCTGAGCGGGATGTTTTGGAGGCTGGTGCCAAGAGTGTGGAGAGGTTCGTGCGCTGGTGTGGAGAGCTGGGCATCACCACCCTCTCGGTGTACATAGATGTGCTCGAGGTGGGGGAGCTTGAGGAGGCAATCGTAGAGAGGGTAGTGTCAGAGGTAAGACGCACGTTCGAGCGCTCTCCATATAGTGTTGTCGTGATAAAAAAGCTCGCAGATGATGCGGTGAGGGAGGATGTGAGCATCCCCTCCTCGCCAGCACCCCCTGAGGTGGTCATGTCGGTGGGCTTTGGGGGAAAGAGCGAGCTCGTGCATGCGGTGCGTGCCTTGCTCCGCGAGGTGAAGGAGGGCAGGCTGCGCCCAGAGGACATAGATGAGGACGAGCTCGCCTCCCACCTGCTGTTTCCCAACGAGCCAGACCTCGTGATTCGAAGTGGGGGAAGACGGCTGGCAGACTTTCTGGTGTGGCAGAGCGTGTACTCCGAGATATACTTCACCGACGTCAACTGGAAGAACTTCAGAAAGGTGGATTTCTTGCGCGCCGTTCGTGACTTTCAGCGAAGGCAGAGAAGGTTTGGAAGGTGAGAGGTGAGAACTCGCTGATTTATGCGTGACCTCCTCCCCACGCTTACGCATGGGGCTTCCACCGGAAGCCCTTGGGGGAGGTTGGGGAGTGTGCATAAGACGCCCCTTTCGGGCTGGGTCACCGCAGCCCCTGAGTGCAGGATATACCCGCACCCTCGTTTTTGCCGGTAAGGGGCAGATAGGGTGCAGTCAACCACCCCCGAAGCCTCTTCGGGAGGCAAGCTCACCTCCCTAGCTCACCTCCCTGCAGGTGGGCAGTTGACTCAGTACCCTCTGCTCACAAGAAAGTCGGCAAGTTCAAGTAGCAGGGTCTTTACCTCGCAGTCCTCGAACACATCGAGTTTTGCCTTCGCCATCGCAAGGTAGCGCTGTGCTGTGTCCATTGCATACTGGATGGAGCCAGTGGTCTCCAGCACCTCCATCGCCCGTCTCAGCTCATCGGTGCTGGCGTGTGTATCCCCGAACGCAGGGATGGTGGCACCCTTTGATAGGGCGTGGATGGCGATGAGCGTCTTTTTGCCCTGGCGAAT
Coding sequences within:
- a CDS encoding undecaprenyl diphosphate synthase family protein; protein product: MNLLFAYEWKLMRDVLRHTSRLPTYITLVLSERDVLEAGAKSVERFVRWCGELGITTLSVYIDVLEVGELEEAIVERVVSEVRRTFERSPYSVVVIKKLADDAVREDVSIPSSPAPPEVVMSVGFGGKSELVHAVRALLREVKEGRLRPEDIDEDELASHLLFPNEPDLVIRSGGRRLADFLVWQSVYSEIYFTDVNWKNFRKVDFLRAVRDFQRRQRRFGR